From one Gossypium hirsutum isolate 1008001.06 chromosome D08, Gossypium_hirsutum_v2.1, whole genome shotgun sequence genomic stretch:
- the LOC107900923 gene encoding probable membrane-associated kinase regulator 6, with protein MIMESSQPLAIESFSSSWLSDHKTSLDGLVESPRESFGYYYGESSNRFLTDQNFNFDATAQTPEPVIIHADELFTNGFIRPIYIDPSKRDSCNTLDSISIQIPPFTSRTENPKGRSGCCFVRKYRKSTKKVLRSLFEHLRPLCHKLGCSRKSTRVDDIERRMMGRAKSWNGSPQASPQQFTPCASMAASCHLENSIYEAVLHCKRSIEK; from the exons ATGATAATGGAAAGCTCACAACCCTTAGCCATTGAGAGTTTTTCTTCTAGTTGGTTATCTGACCATAAAACCTCCTTAGATGGCCTAGTTGAGTCCCCCAGAGAATCTTTTGGGTATTATTATGGAGAGTCGTCAAATAGATTTCTAACAGACCAGAACTTCAATTTTGATGCTACTGCTCAAACTCCCGAACCTGTTATTATTCATGCTGATGAGCTTTTCACCAATGGCTTCATTAGACCCATTTATATTGATCCATCAAAGAGAGATTCTTGTAATACCTTAGATTCCATTTCCATACAAATCCCACCTTTTACTTCAAGAACTGAGAATCCAAAGGGGAGGAGTGGTTGCTGCTTTGTTAGAAAGTATAGGAAATCAACAAAGAAAGTCCTGAGAAGCCTTTTTGAACATCTCAGACCTTTGTGCCATAAGCTAGGGTGCTCGAGAAAAAGTACCAGGGTTGATGACATTGAGAGGAGGATGATGGGGAGAGCTAAGAGCTGGAACGGTTCACCACAGGCTTCTCCACAGCAGTTTACACCTTGTGCTTCAATGGCTGCTTCATGCCATCTTGAAAACTCTATTTATGAGGCCGTTCTTCATTGCAAAAGATCAATAG AAAAATGA
- the LOC107900922 gene encoding reticulon-like protein B5 produces MAEESESKQSAVESVMEKISEKIHGHDSSSSSDSDSDHEKPASPSSVKAKIYRLFGRERPVHHVLGGGKPADVFLWRNKKISAGVLGGATAIWVLFELIEYHLLALICHISILCLALLFLWSNAHTFIHKSPPRIPEIHLPEEPFLQVASALAIELNQGLKLLRDIASGRNLKEFLMVIAAFWVLSIVGSWCNFLTLFYICFVLLHTVPVLYEKYEDKVDPFAEKAAIEMKKQYAVFDAKVLSKIPMGPLKAKKV; encoded by the exons ATGGCGGAGGAATCGGAGAGTAAGCAGTCGGCGGTGGAGTCGGTGATGGAGAAGATCAGCGAGAAGATTCACGGCCATGATTCATCGTCATCTTCGGATTCGGATTCGGATCATGAGAAACCGGCTTCTCCTTCTTCCGTTAAGGCTAAGATTTATCGGTTGTTTGGAAGAGAGAGACCAGTTCATCATGTGCTTGGTGGTGGAAAAC CTGCTGATGTGTTCTTGTGGAGGAACAAGAAGATTTCAGCTGGTGTCCTTGGTGGAGCAACCGCAATTTGGGTCCTTTTTGAGTTGATTGAATACCACCTACTTGCTTTAATCTGTCACATTTCGATACTCTGTCTTGCACTACTGTTTTTGTGGTCCAATGCTCATACCTTCATCCACAA GTCCCCACCTCGCATCCCCGAAATTCATTTGCCAGAGGAGCCATTCCTCCAAGTTGCCTCTGCATTGGCAATTGAACTTAACCAGGGATTGAAACTTCTGCGAGATATTGCATCTGGAAGAAATCTGAAGGAGTTCCTTATG GTTATAGCTGCATTCTGGGTTCTGTCAATTGTGGGGAGTTGGTGCAACTTCTTGACCTTGTTCTATATAT GTTTCGTATTGCTGCACACGGTACCTGTATTATACGAGAAGTACGAGGATAAGGTAGACCCATTTGCAGAGAAGGCTGCGATCGAGATGAAAAAACAATATGCAGTATTTGATGCCAAGGTTCTGAGTAAAATTCCAATGGGCCCTTTGAAGGCCAAGAAGGTTTAA